A stretch of DNA from Drosophila virilis strain 15010-1051.87 chromosome 5, Dvir_AGI_RSII-ME, whole genome shotgun sequence:
GTCAAGCCGAAAAGTCTTCAGATAACGTATGCTGCAAAAAACTTGCTTCTCAGGTTGAATGAGTAAACTTTCTTTGAAAAGTGAACAGTTGAGACCATGGCTGGCGAGTTCGCTCGGCGTTGGGCGCGAGCTATTATTTCGCCTTAAGTCTTAACGCGTGGCTgcttattaaatttgaatCTCTGTTACAAACCTCTCGGATtggaaacgaaaaaaaactagtccattaattttatttgacaGTCAAACAAAGGAGCGAGAGTATCAACAATAAAATGCAGCACCTAGCTGCAGTCGGGCTAGATGCGTTGGTAATTGTGTCGTTTATCCAGTCCATGTGGTACCACACATCAGTGTAGATCGAAGGCGTTGACCTTGAGCCGCAGCCCAGGCGATGCGATACGATGGCTACCAGCGTGTTGTTATCAATCATGGGCCCGCCGGTGTCGCCAGCACAAGGACTATTGTCCCCGTCCTCGTCAAAATTGCCTGCGCATAGCATTTCGGGATACAAGGTCTTCACCATGCTCAGACAAATATTACGATCCATCAGCTTCACAAAAACATGCACTAGATTGCCAGTCAGCGGACCACCCTGTAGACAGTGGTGCGAGTTGAATGACTGCGAGTGGGTTAATGCCACATCTTACCTTGAACATACGGCCCCAGCCAAGCACCATATAGCTGATACCATAATCGGGTTCCGCCTTGGGCAGGTTTATTATATCGATGCTAGGATTTCCTGTTGGCCACGAATCTTCCAGCTTGAGCAGCGCAATATTGTTTGTGCTGCGCTGTATAAAATTATCCGCCACAAAGATCCTCTGCACCTTCTTAGTAACTGTATCTTTGACGGCTATTAGTCGGTTGGGTGTGCCGCCAACGACGACAATAGATCGCAATGTGTGCTCTACTTTGCGATTGCTTTAGACAGATTCAGATTTCAGACAATTTCGTATTTCGTATTTATAAAAACTCCAAGAGATACTCACCTCATAGTACACACGGCTGCGGTGAGAACAAACCTGGGCGCAACGATGGAACCCACACAGAAATGATTGTCTCCAAAAATGATCTGCGGCTTTTGCGATCGTATGGAAACAACATATTTGGCCACCAACATTGTCTGTTCATTTTTTAGAGCTGAGGTCAAACGTTTCGTACGTTCCACAGTTTTGGTATCGGCGCGTACGATCGTCTCCAACATCAGATATAGCAGCAGAATATCTAAAACTGAATAATTTCGGTTTTGCATTTATACAAGTTTTGTAAAATGGAAGAATTCGTAATAGAGCTGCAGGCCGAGATGGTAATGCATATTCCCAGACCCAACTAATGCATGTTAATGTGTAGAGAAATCCCCTTTaactaatattttttttcgactGACAACTAGTGTTTcaaatgtgtgtgcttgactagggaatacccagTAGTCAGCTCCAAGTTGCGGGAATAAACATAACTTGCCTGTGCTTTGGTTTTTCTCTCAGCCGCGCACCTTCAAAATTGCATTCttctatataatttttgttgtatttgacCAATCGTTGATAAGTTTTTCTAGTTTCCAAGTGTGTGCATATATCAGAACAGACagggaaaaatatttatgaatggACGTGCATCGACTCGCCTATGAGACCAACCAAAagtatataaagatatttatgttaaaaatGATAACGTATGCCGGCAACAAATAAAGTCTGAACTTTTCTTTTACCGATACCTGGTACATGGCAATAAAAACTAACTTCGATATTATAataagcatacatatatttatctgAGCCCAATCTAAAATGCCACCACTGACAGTGAAAGCAAGGTGATCTTTATTATAGAATGCTGCGCAGCATTCATTATACTATTGATCCAATTTATGTGATACCACACATCCGTATAGACCGAGGGCAGCTGAGTTCTGCCACAGCCCAGCCGATAGGCAGCGACACCATACACAGTATCGTTCAAGATCATGGGCGCACCCTCGTCACCCTCGCAGGGATTCTGATCGACGGTGTCATTACGATGCTTGGCGCACAGCATTTCCTCCTTAAAGGTCATCaacatgcatttgcatttctcACGATGCAATAGGGTAATATCGATATGCAAGATGTTCGTGGCCAAAGGTCCGCCCTGTAAgtgaaattgtgaaatatCTAAGCTGCAGCAACCCTTAACATAGCAACAATAAACTCACCTTATATAATCTTCCCCAGCCAAGGACAGTGTAGCTCGCATTGAACGTGGGATTTGAGTTAGGAAGATTGATAATGCCAATGCGTGGATTATTTTTGGGCAACGGATCCCTTAGCAGCAGCACGGCAATGTTGTTGGTATTCTTACTGGTAAAATTAATGGGTACATATATATCCTTAACTGGCAAATTCACCGATACATCGTCAACGAACTTGAGCCTGTTTGGGGTGCCAGCCACAACGAGTATCGACCGGCTGGAGTACTTGAATTTGCTCTTGCTTTGGGCAAGGGATATACATTAAATTTGATCTAGCGGTCTACAAATGCATTTCTACCCACTCCATGACGCAATGGGCAGCAGTTAATACATATCTGGGTGCTATTATCGCACCACCACAAAAATGATTATCCCCAAAGTAAAGGCGAGGTGTACGGGACCGGATGGAGACCACATACTTGGCCAGCGCATTCACTCGGTTCTTGTCGTAGTCAGGCGTTGAAAGGCGTTTCACGCGATTGTCAAACAGAGTGGGTTCTacgcacagcaacaaaaacagcagtaACGTCTCTTTCACTGAACAATTTCGATAGTTCATTTCGAGCTACAAGTGTTTCCAATAGTTctaataaaaattttgaataaatttccTGGCAAATTATCTGTCGAATTGTGCTCCAattccgaccactatatccaTCCTCCGGCATTGCAAACTAACTTATTTATGCGCGaattaactaactaactatttattttcaaaatattccaAGTACAGTTAAATCATAGAACAAgtgtttttaaaatttatttatacaaatcatttttaaaacgAATGAAGCGTTGACAGTTTTCTAAATTGGGCTTTGCTTAAAGCTTCCAGTTCCCCTTAATGCTTACATCATCAAttctatacatttttcattcaaaCGAATGTTTCGGTGCCTGAACCGGAGAAAGTTTGAGAGATCTTTTTTCAACACCTTATCTTCCCGCATTATCTCAAGTCGCTTGTCTTAAATAGGTTTAAGGAATGATTTAAGGAATGAAAGGTATTGCGAAATTAGTCAAACTAAAAAGTTGCTTTCAGCGATTTTTACTTGCAGGTGAAAGTTTTCATCAATTGCGGTAACTGAGGTAAAAGTTGTAGTTTTCTAGCCCCTACGCCTTGGGCTGAACGTTGACCACCGACTTGTCTATCATTCAGGTCAAACagttatatatacacaacatatatagatatgtatccGTATCTGCAAAGTTTTTGAATCTCCGGTACTCCTAAAATAACTTCTCTTGCTTGCCAATAATattgttatgttttttttataatattgctagactacatttaacatttcaatttgttaagCAGCTTATGCTTCTATTCGTTCGATTTGACGCTGTCAGTCAAGTATTTCTATTtctgttgaaaatttgattaCATTTTAAATGGTTGCTCCACACAATTTAGGAAGTTCAGCTCCGGGTATTCGACTCAGCTATGTTTTGGCCAGTTGTCAGTCAACGATTCTGAAATACTTTTAGTGGACTTCTGTGGCTGCGGCAGAGCTGTGACAGAGCTTGGGTTGAAGTTCGTTCGAGCGGGCAACCCGCCTCAATGTCAATTCAGTTGACAGCTGTTCCACTAAACACTTGACTATTGTAATTTTCAATGTGTCAGATATGTGCGGGTGGTATATGATGGGGGGCTTGGTGTTTCAAGTTTTTATTACTTGACTTCCGTTTTATGTCCTTTTTTGTATATTGCGGCAATTCTACAGCCACTTGCAGCTACCAGTTGCCAACTCTTTtaactgtctgtgtgtgtgtgtgtggcgttGCTCTCAAGTATGTTTTAAGCAAAGTTTGCGCATAAACTTTTAGGCAAAAGTATTTCTGGCTACAACgctcaaatattttcatttgcttgTGGCAGCTGCACCAAATAATTGTGGCTCTGTTGGCTATCTCGGCCTCGCTCACACTGTCTTTGGCCACATCGTGACTGGCCGCTTCGCTGATTTGTGGCAAGCAAATTTATTGACAATTCATGGCGccaacaccaccaccaccactaccaacaccaacaccaacacaccAACACTATGAACACCAACTCCGGCACCACTCAACAGCCGCAAAAGCTATTCaagcggttttttttttctgttgaaCTTTGGCGCAAGTTTGTCGCAAGTTGTGCTTTCCGGCTGGCCGCCCATGACAAACTGCCTGCCCATTTAAGCCGtagatttttcatttttcatctTTTGCGCcacttcttctgcttcttctgtAAGCACTCGCAACGCCCAGACGGAGCGCGGCGCGGCAGAATCTGTGCCTGCAAATGGCCAAAAGACAACAAAGTTTAAATTAATGGTACTCAACTAttagcaaaaattaaaaagccgCCACGGTTTGAGTCTTCATGCGAGTCAAGTGGGGGCCATTGGCGAGCTGCTGCGAAAAACTTCAAGAGGGCGTGGCTATGGCGGCTGGCAGCGGTCACGCCCATGGCCTGAGCCACAGTTATTGGGGCCAGAAATACCGGCAAAATGGGGGCCAATTAGCGCTGACAGCGAATTTAAGTCGAGCAACAGGCCAGAATATcaaatgtgcgtgtgtatgtgagtgtgtgtattttcTCACATtcgtacacacacaaaaaacttTAGTCTACGTGACATGAAAATGCACTTTCACTTGGCCAAAAATGGCTGCCAGGAAACTGtaaactgtaactgtaactgtaactggaactgtaactgtaactgtagcTGTAACTGTAATTTTAACTTTAGGTTCAATTGTAACTGTTAACTGTAACTTGGTCAACTGACTAAAAGTAAAtggctgttgcggctgctaacacattttttaagaatttatgCACCtgaattaataaattaatttgactGATTcgagtgtatgtgtatgtgggtgtgaatgctgtgtgtgtgtatgcgtatctgtgtgtgtgcagcaaaATTAATTCGAATTTATTGCGCAACTCGAGCAGCGGTAAGTGCAAATACATGTcgctcatacgccgcgtttgccgctcaaattaattaaacaattttgcaTTGTACGGCAACAGGGACATGGCGGGTAGCCTTTGAGGGGCAGCAAGAGCTTTGTCGGTCCTCAGCCCAGAGCTGATGCATTGCTTTTGGTGCTCTAATTGAATTAAAGGCGCTTCATGTCAGCGCAGCGCAATAATTAAAAGCGGTTGGCCTGATAATCAATTGGCAGCACAGCTGGAGACAGgtagagcagcaacagcaacaacaagaacagcagtaagaaaaaaacaactgcTGAAAGTTGACAAAGCAACGGTGGCCACAGTGGCCGTAGCaactgtggcagcagcaacaggccagTCAGACAATTGGCAGCATTCGAGTAATAGAAATATATTGGCGCCGCACGCAGCTTCAAGCAAGCTTCTTGGCCACGGTAGTCAAGTGCCACTCGTGCTGTTttctgtgtgtatatatatatgtgtgtgtgtgtgtttgtgttgacCCATGAATTGCCAAGTGAGCCagttgccagcagctgcttaaaACTAATGAACCACCCGctcgcgcgcgtgtgtgtgtgcatacacGCATCCCTTCATGTGTTTAGATGTCTCATTTTCATCTACATGCCCCATAAAGGCGCACGTAATTAAATCTAACTTTATTAGCACATTTGTTCAAGTGATCGAACTCTTTGAATGCTGCCAAGCGCTCATAAGAGACCCacagcccaaaaacaaaagtcaaggaaaacaaaagagaaaaaactCTGTCGATTATCTACATACCTGCCCATTGACCACACGTGCCACATGTTCAATGAATATTGCTTAAATAAGCCATGAACAGAACGTGGTGAATTTTTTTCAAAGGTTTTTTCTACTTTAGTGCAAGGAAAgtcaaatttaaacaaatggCAGCATGGAATTCGAATTCACAGTAATATATCTACTTtatatagcatactttttgggatattctaaataaaatacaacttTTATAAGGAAAAGTTAACATGTTGGCTTGCGAATAAAAGTATGCTAAAAACAGATATGCAGATATTTTTGTTCCTTAGATGGAGGTGTTCAGGTGTGTTATAAACGTAACAGAATATTCTCTTGCCATACAAAATAACTTAAgaataaaagtttttgtttggcttggaagaaaaaataaataaaattggaGCTTGTTAATTAGAAAGCTTCAATATGTAAGACacttgtatattatttttttttgtggaagttttattatttgtatagttatatttacatatagttatacatttaaaaattaaagatatagAGCACAATTAAATTCGATacaaaatattgaagaaaaaatcaaataaataatacgaatattaaaaattggtctacataaaaaaaaaaaaaacatctaaCAGCCTTACAGCTTAAGCATTCGCTTACTTTCATTTAGAAATTTAGATACAAAGcgttaaatgcatttcaaatgaaatttttaaacTAGATTTTGTATCGTTACGAAAGTGAAATTCACagcatgttttatttattatatttcaaatacttattttttaacatttgctCTGCTTCTACACAAATTTACTGCCTTTTGCCCCCTCCAACCTAACATCAAtggaataaaaaacaattagtTTAAGCTTTATCcagtattttattaatacactataaataaatataagttgTTCGaatcttgttgttgctgttaattgTTGTTGAATGTTGTTGTgaattgcagttgttgttaaaGGCCGAGTCACCtgtagccaaaaaaaaaaaaaaaaccaccaaCCACTACATCACCACTGTCCGTCACTTTAGCTGTCCCAccctttttttctttatatttcaCTCTGTTTATAGCAGCTTCCTTTCCAAGTACacacaaatgtttaaaatggttaatatgcaaataatcTTACTATCTGCTCACATTTCtcttgtttttcaaaaaaaaaaaaaaaaaaaacaatataaataaaacaacaaataaacaaaaactcggacataaattcaaaaaattatgtaattaatgcaaaaatctataaaaaaaacaattgccaATGATTTCAACTGAATCGCTTGGATGGCTGCAGCCGAGCTTAACAAGGCCACGCCCAGTGGCCGCTTGTGCCGCACAGCGGCCATTGATGGTGGTGACGCAGACGTCAACGCGGACGtcgacgccgccgccgacgccaATGCTGGCTGTGACGTCAACGATGTTGCTGACGATGATGAACGATGGCGACCAAATGTGCTGaatgcagcaactg
This window harbors:
- the LOC6626754 gene encoding chymotrypsin-2, with translation MLETIVRADTKTVERTKRLTSALKNEQTMLVAKYVVSIRSQKPQIIFGDNHFCVGSIVAPRFVLTAAVCTMSNRKVEHTLRSIVVVGGTPNRLIAVKDTVTKKVQRIFVADNFIQRSTNNIALLKLEDSWPTGNPSIDIINLPKAEPDYGISYMVLGWGRMFKGGPLTGNLVHVFVKLMDRNICLSMVKTLYPEMLCAGNFDEDGDNSPCAGDTGGPMIDNNTLVAIVSHRLGCGSRSTPSIYTDVWYHMDWINDTITNASSPTAARCCILLLILSLLCLTVK
- the LOC6626753 gene encoding chymotrypsin-2: MNYRNCSVKETLLLFLLLCVEPTLFDNRVKRLSTPDYDKNRVNALAKYVVSIRSRTPRLYFGDNHFCGGAIIAPRYVLTAAHCVMDKSKFKYSSRSILVVAGTPNRLKFVDDVSVNLPVKDIYVPINFTSKNTNNIAVLLLRDPLPKNNPRIGIINLPNSNPTFNASYTVLGWGRLYKGGPLATNILHIDITLLHREKCKCMLMTFKEEMLCAKHRNDTVDQNPCEGDEGAPMILNDTVYGVAAYRLGCGRTQLPSVYTDVWYHINWINSIMNAAQHSIIKITLLSLSVVAF